From a region of the ANME-2 cluster archaeon genome:
- a CDS encoding cyclase family protein has product MKVIDISMTIRPDMEMYPGEPGPVITRISKLESGDPYNVSQLTLGTHTGTHVDPPLHFIEGGAGIDDMPMDMLVGSARVIDLSHIRNDIGPADIGYVEPGEIVLLKGKNSGIRLTTAAAQYLVDSSVKTVGTDALSIGTTGEEYEVHTMLLSADIAVIEGLVLSAVEAGQYLFVCLPLKVEHGDGGPARAILIKK; this is encoded by the coding sequence ATGAAGGTCATTGATATCTCAATGACGATTCGTCCTGATATGGAAATGTATCCCGGTGAACCGGGGCCTGTGATAACCCGGATATCAAAGCTTGAGAGTGGGGACCCGTACAATGTTTCACAGTTGACACTTGGTACCCATACCGGCACCCATGTTGACCCGCCTCTTCACTTTATTGAGGGGGGTGCAGGTATCGATGATATGCCAATGGACATGCTTGTTGGGTCTGCCAGAGTGATTGACCTCTCCCACATCAGAAATGATATCGGACCTGCTGATATTGGCTATGTGGAACCTGGCGAGATAGTATTGTTAAAGGGAAAAAATAGTGGAATAAGGTTAACAACAGCGGCTGCTCAATATCTGGTAGATAGTAGTGTCAAAACTGTAGGGACAGATGCGCTATCCATTGGTACGACCGGGGAAGAATATGAAGTACATACCATGTTATTGAGTGCAGATATTGCTGTAATCGAAGGCCTGGTGCTGTCTGCTGTGGAGGCCGGACAATATCTCTTTGTATGCTTGCCGCTAAAGGTTGAACATGGAGACGGTGGCCCGGCCAGGGCTATACTTATTAAGAAATAA
- the pheT gene encoding phenylalanine--tRNA ligase subunit beta — protein sequence MPVITLYYEDIEALTGTDRDTFIKRIPMIGADIERIEDDHIDIEFFPDRPDLYSPEGVARGMRGFLGIETGLPEYEVNPSDIAITLDDEIKRIRPFLGCAVVRGLKFNDYSIESLMGLQEDLHWGLGRDRKKVSIGIHDISKVAPPFRYVAADPGFSFVPLDFDVPMTMQEILEKHPKGMKYAHLMDGFENYPLILDSKDQVLSFPPIINGNLTRVEHETHDVFIDVTGLDRNVYTALNIVVTSLAERGGTIESVTVNNSIEGTATMPDLRPGEWELDMDEVRSLAGFTLTPEQIVENLQKMRFGASVHNERIKVKSPAYRADILHTWDLIEDIIIGYGYDNISPSIPETLTVGQQHPISIKKHDIMQILVGLGFNQVMPFTLTSEKVHYYNMLRAPDGKATPVKHPISEDQTMLRTTILPNLMEILSLNQHRELPQRIFEVGDVVVDGITTQKLAAVSIYHAANFTEIRAVVDAVMRERGIEHTIDSTDDPAFLDGRRAAILVDGREIGVLGEIHPEVISHFGLQQPTIGFEMVV from the coding sequence ATGCCAGTAATCACATTATATTACGAAGATATTGAGGCACTAACAGGAACAGACAGGGACACATTTATTAAAAGAATACCCATGATCGGGGCCGACATCGAACGCATTGAAGATGACCATATTGACATCGAGTTCTTTCCTGACAGGCCTGACCTGTACAGTCCGGAAGGCGTTGCCAGGGGTATGAGAGGTTTTCTGGGTATTGAAACCGGACTACCTGAATATGAAGTGAACCCTTCTGATATCGCGATTACGCTGGATGATGAAATAAAGCGCATACGGCCATTTCTGGGTTGTGCCGTAGTACGAGGGCTGAAATTCAATGATTATAGTATTGAGAGCCTGATGGGACTGCAGGAAGACCTGCACTGGGGCCTTGGACGGGACCGCAAGAAAGTATCTATCGGCATCCATGATATCAGCAAGGTAGCACCCCCTTTCAGATACGTGGCTGCTGACCCGGGTTTTAGTTTCGTTCCCCTGGATTTCGATGTGCCAATGACCATGCAGGAAATTCTGGAGAAGCATCCAAAAGGCATGAAATATGCTCATCTCATGGATGGATTTGAAAATTATCCCCTTATCCTGGACAGTAAGGACCAGGTACTCTCCTTCCCCCCCATAATCAACGGAAATCTGACCAGGGTCGAACATGAAACTCATGACGTGTTCATTGACGTTACTGGATTGGATAGGAATGTATATACTGCCCTTAACATCGTGGTCACCTCACTGGCCGAGCGGGGTGGGACCATCGAGAGCGTAACCGTCAATAATAGTATAGAAGGGACGGCTACCATGCCAGACCTGAGGCCCGGCGAGTGGGAACTGGATATGGATGAAGTACGTTCTCTTGCAGGTTTTACCCTCACACCTGAGCAGATCGTGGAAAACCTTCAGAAAATGCGGTTCGGGGCATCAGTTCATAATGAACGCATTAAGGTCAAATCACCTGCATACAGGGCTGATATCCTGCATACCTGGGACCTGATAGAAGACATCATCATAGGATATGGCTATGACAATATCTCACCTTCCATACCTGAAACATTAACTGTGGGTCAACAGCATCCCATTTCCATTAAGAAACATGACATTATGCAGATACTGGTGGGGCTTGGATTTAACCAGGTGATGCCTTTCACACTTACCAGCGAAAAGGTACATTATTACAATATGCTGCGCGCTCCGGACGGTAAAGCTACACCTGTCAAACATCCTATCAGCGAGGACCAGACCATGCTAAGGACCACTATCCTGCCAAACCTGATGGAGATTCTTTCACTGAACCAGCACCGTGAACTTCCCCAGCGTATCTTTGAAGTGGGCGATGTTGTTGTGGATGGCATCACGACACAGAAGTTAGCGGCTGTGAGCATTTATCATGCAGCTAATTTCACTGAGATAAGGGCAGTCGTAGATGCTGTTATGCGGGAGAGGGGGATAGAGCATACCATTGACAGCACCGATGATCCCGCTTTCCTTGATGGCAGGCGGGCAGCCATACTTGTTGACGGCAGGGAGATAGGCGTACTGGGTGAGATACACCCAGAGGTCATCTCTCATTTCGGGCTCCAACAGCCGACCATAGGGTTTGAGATGGTGGTATGA
- a CDS encoding fibrillarin-like rRNA/tRNA 2'-O-methyltransferase translates to MPDSQYKLPLLPPNVYSIQDAGSTRLATVNMVPGTRVYGEKVVNRNGIEYRLWSPRRSKLAAMIEKGMTIPVTPHSRILYLGAASGTTASHLSDIVSCGMVFAVEFAPRVMRDLIGVCSRRQNMVPILADATRPVLYKAITGQVDLIYQDVAQRDQAGIANVNARECLKPGGYLIMVIKARSVDSTANPKQVFYQELEKLDEEFEVVDKKGLEPFHRDHLALVARKRNHEQFASDDTNCL, encoded by the coding sequence ATGCCTGATAGTCAATACAAGCTGCCATTGCTTCCACCAAATGTATATTCGATACAGGATGCAGGGAGCACCAGACTGGCCACGGTGAATATGGTACCCGGTACCCGGGTATATGGTGAAAAAGTAGTGAACCGAAACGGCATTGAATACCGGCTGTGGTCTCCCCGCCGCAGTAAACTGGCTGCCATGATTGAAAAAGGAATGACTATTCCTGTTACTCCTCATTCCAGGATATTGTACCTGGGTGCGGCCTCTGGCACTACTGCCAGCCATCTTTCGGATATCGTGTCATGTGGGATGGTATTTGCAGTAGAGTTCGCCCCGCGTGTAATGCGCGACCTTATCGGTGTGTGCAGCCGGCGCCAGAACATGGTCCCCATCCTTGCCGATGCTACAAGACCTGTATTGTACAAAGCCATTACAGGGCAAGTGGACCTGATATACCAGGATGTTGCCCAGAGGGACCAGGCGGGAATAGCCAATGTCAATGCCAGGGAGTGTTTAAAACCCGGCGGGTATCTCATCATGGTCATAAAGGCTCGCAGTGTTGATAGCACTGCCAATCCTAAACAGGTATTTTATCAGGAACTGGAAAAATTAGATGAAGAATTTGAAGTAGTTGACAAAAAAGGATTGGAGCCTTTCCACCGGGACCACCTGGCTCTGGTGGCACGAAAGAGGAATCATGAACAATTTGCTTCTGATGATACGAATTGTCTGTAA
- a CDS encoding DUF5591 domain-containing protein: MTRYFEVTRHDGAARTGKLLLKESHSTPMILEVVSGYPIVYAGSPWGHNTLAPGDVEDGTLVILPDKSMPLHAGGERVKRMVGSARESMRVWDSWQGAVGRIIHPAYPDISPADLYVLGAAKQMEHNPRVLMESIIYIRNHTPPDTALYAPAMATPENIGMLVYMGVDVVDDTLAVVKGFNDIYMMPGGEYRLKDLVELPCRCNVCSNTSVDELNEMDAAQRGELVARHNKTRLEEEKRIIVQHIRDGHLREYVEGKCRSDPWLTALLRLTDQEYSYLEQRTHTYHRSTMYTNSAESLNRVEVKRFARRVQERFQSPDNNILLLLPCSARKPYSISNSHQYFSRALGKYRRAINEVIITSPLGIVPRELELVYPAAHYDTPVTGHWDLEERSWVGGCLLDYLGKNRYSHMIAHVDGAYRDICESMAHELGIDILYTANGEGSITSNQSLKKLGETVRDIVNEEGYSLRKQQDITANMLRSIADYQFGTGAGKLLVPDNATIKAPFPKHQVFDGRTQLATLNPSTGTLIPTLEGGRRLVELGTYQVHIDDFVPGGTLLAPGVVDADPEIRPSDQVLVMGNRAIGVGRALMGGDEMVRSSRGVAVDLRQVKEI, encoded by the coding sequence ATGACGAGATATTTTGAAGTTACAAGACATGATGGTGCAGCCCGCACGGGCAAGTTGCTGTTAAAGGAGTCCCATTCCACTCCGATGATACTGGAAGTGGTATCAGGGTACCCTATAGTGTATGCCGGTAGTCCCTGGGGGCATAATACCCTCGCACCTGGTGATGTTGAAGATGGCACTTTGGTAATATTACCTGATAAGTCCATGCCATTGCATGCAGGGGGAGAAAGAGTAAAAAGAATGGTGGGATCTGCCAGGGAATCCATGCGGGTATGGGACAGCTGGCAGGGGGCAGTAGGCCGGATTATACACCCTGCATACCCTGACATATCACCCGCCGACCTGTATGTGTTGGGCGCTGCAAAACAGATGGAGCATAATCCCAGAGTACTTATGGAGAGTATCATTTACATCAGGAATCATACCCCGCCTGATACTGCCCTGTACGCTCCTGCTATGGCCACGCCCGAAAATATAGGGATGCTGGTGTACATGGGCGTTGATGTAGTTGATGATACCCTTGCTGTAGTAAAGGGATTTAATGACATCTACATGATGCCTGGCGGCGAATACAGGCTCAAAGACCTGGTGGAACTGCCATGCAGGTGCAATGTATGCAGCAATACCAGTGTCGATGAATTAAATGAAATGGATGCAGCCCAACGTGGTGAACTGGTCGCACGGCATAACAAAACCAGGCTTGAAGAAGAGAAACGTATCATAGTTCAACACATAAGGGACGGACATCTGCGGGAATATGTAGAAGGGAAATGCCGCAGTGACCCGTGGCTTACTGCACTGCTGCGCCTCACAGACCAGGAATATTCATATCTTGAACAGCGCACGCACACCTATCACCGCAGTACCATGTACACCAATTCTGCAGAATCCCTGAATAGAGTAGAGGTCAAAAGATTTGCCCGCCGTGTTCAGGAACGCTTCCAGTCGCCCGATAATAACATCCTTTTGCTCCTGCCCTGTTCAGCACGTAAACCATACTCAATATCGAACAGCCACCAGTATTTCAGCCGTGCTTTGGGCAAGTACAGGCGGGCAATAAATGAAGTGATCATCACATCACCGTTAGGTATTGTACCGCGTGAACTGGAACTGGTATATCCGGCCGCCCATTACGACACGCCTGTTACAGGGCATTGGGACCTTGAAGAGCGCTCATGGGTCGGCGGTTGCCTGCTCGACTACCTGGGAAAAAATCGATATTCCCATATGATCGCCCACGTGGACGGGGCCTACAGGGATATCTGCGAGTCGATGGCTCATGAACTGGGAATTGACATACTCTATACGGCAAACGGTGAGGGGAGCATTACATCAAACCAGTCATTAAAGAAACTGGGCGAAACAGTGAGAGATATAGTGAATGAAGAAGGATACTCCCTGCGCAAGCAGCAGGATATTACTGCAAACATGCTTCGCTCTATTGCAGATTATCAATTTGGCACGGGTGCAGGGAAGCTACTGGTGCCTGATAATGCCACCATTAAGGCACCGTTTCCCAAACACCAGGTATTTGACGGACGCACCCAGCTTGCAACGTTGAATCCCAGTACAGGTACCCTTATACCTACTCTTGAAGGGGGACGCAGGCTCGTTGAACTGGGAACCTACCAGGTCCATATCGATGATTTCGTGCCGGGAGGGACGCTCCTGGCACCGGGTGTTGTAGATGCAGACCCTGAAATTCGGCCTTCCGACCAGGTTCTTGTCATGGGCAATCGTGCAATAGGTGTGGGCAGGGCATTGATGGGAGGGGACGAAATGGTTCGCTCCAGCAGGGGCGTAGCTGTTGACCTGAGGCAGGTAAAGGAGATATAA
- a CDS encoding sugar phosphate isomerase/epimerase, which yields MRISCSSLFLWDYRIENSIGILIEAGIENVEFWAETPDFWRQRHEDRAVKNLRDAISVLTERCTVHAPILDLNASSYNEHVCEVTIKETLWAIDLARKLDVSVLTVHPGSRTVHRPPTPEDWDRFYHYLTVTTRYAVDAGITMALENLTPRVQSMCHEPVQMAKVLEKYPDLMMTLDIPHALQVDVENAIGFIGQLGERIVNVHIGDVQNGTPHLPGHIVRNPQTSAVLDTLKRSGYDGDLTIEIDDKLLVKQQSREDKVTLLVNEKKYLLRNLQQ from the coding sequence ATGCGAATTTCATGTTCGTCGCTTTTCCTGTGGGATTATAGGATTGAAAATAGTATCGGAATACTGATCGAAGCAGGGATCGAGAATGTCGAGTTCTGGGCAGAGACGCCGGATTTCTGGCGACAGCGCCATGAAGACAGGGCAGTAAAAAATCTCAGGGATGCAATATCTGTTCTGACCGAGCGTTGTACTGTGCATGCCCCGATACTTGACCTGAACGCATCATCCTATAATGAACATGTATGTGAGGTTACCATTAAGGAGACCCTATGGGCAATTGACCTTGCAAGGAAACTGGATGTATCTGTGCTGACCGTACATCCTGGCAGCAGGACAGTACACCGGCCGCCCACCCCTGAAGATTGGGACCGTTTTTATCACTATCTTACCGTTACTACCAGGTATGCAGTTGATGCAGGTATCACCATGGCTTTGGAGAATCTTACACCCAGGGTGCAGAGTATGTGCCACGAACCTGTGCAGATGGCGAAGGTGCTGGAAAAGTACCCTGACCTGATGATGACCCTGGACATCCCTCATGCACTGCAGGTAGATGTTGAAAATGCCATTGGGTTCATTGGACAACTGGGTGAGCGGATCGTTAATGTCCATATTGGTGATGTGCAAAACGGCACCCCTCATTTACCTGGTCATATTGTGAGGAATCCACAAACATCAGCTGTTCTGGATACATTAAAACGAAGTGGTTATGATGGTGACCTGACCATTGAAATCGATGATAAACTGCTTGTGAAACAACAATCAAGAGAAGATAAGGTAACATTGCTGGTAAATGAGAAGAAATATCTTTTAAGGAACCTGCAACAATAA
- a CDS encoding ArsR family transcriptional regulator produces MKNQSVSVFDVSDEEFAETLMGLGLKRNVAKALTYLKNGDEVTSREIEIGSDMRQPEVSVAVRELKGLKWIVVREEKKPGKGRPFKLYRLEKDMNSIINQLEYEKVDESKQMFENIQRLKHINMNKS; encoded by the coding sequence ATGAAAAATCAATCGGTTAGTGTTTTTGATGTAAGCGATGAAGAATTTGCTGAAACTTTGATGGGATTAGGATTGAAGCGAAATGTTGCCAAAGCCCTTACGTATCTGAAAAATGGTGATGAGGTAACGTCCCGGGAGATAGAGATTGGCTCTGATATGAGACAACCTGAGGTTAGTGTGGCTGTGCGTGAACTGAAAGGGCTTAAATGGATAGTGGTAAGGGAAGAAAAAAAGCCGGGAAAGGGAAGGCCATTTAAGCTATACCGCCTGGAAAAGGACATGAATTCCATAATCAACCAGCTTGAGTACGAAAAAGTAGATGAGTCAAAGCAAATGTTCGAAAACATCCAGCGGCTTAAACATATCAATATGAATAAAAGTTGA
- a CDS encoding ArsR family transcriptional regulator produces MRNQSVSVFDGSDEEFADTLVGLGLKRNVAKTLTFLKNMDEVTSREIEIASDMRQPEVSMAVRELRGLKWIMVREEKKPGKGRPFKVYRLNKKMDSIISQLELEKVDETKQMLENIQRLKRINFKKS; encoded by the coding sequence ATGAGAAATCAATCAGTTAGCGTATTTGATGGGAGCGATGAAGAGTTTGCAGATACTCTGGTAGGATTGGGGTTGAAGCGAAATGTTGCCAAAACCCTTACTTTTCTGAAAAATATGGATGAAGTAACGTCCCGTGAGATAGAGATTGCGTCTGACATGAGACAACCGGAGGTAAGTATGGCGGTACGTGAACTTAGAGGGCTTAAATGGATAATGGTAAGGGAAGAGAAAAAACCTGGAAAAGGAAGGCCATTCAAAGTATACCGATTGAACAAGAAAATGGATTCTATAATCAGCCAGCTTGAGCTTGAAAAAGTAGATGAAACAAAGCAAATGCTCGAAAACATCCAGCGGCTTAAAAGAATCAACTTTAAAAAGAGTTGA
- the ribB gene encoding 3,4-dihydroxy-2-butanone-4-phosphate synthase, whose protein sequence is METRNNIMQQAVESLKNGRMILLFDSEDREGETDFVIPADSTTPQHIYQMRKDGGGLICVAIHPIAAQMLGLPFYADILRHSSISGNGKILRKLVEKQGDIPYDSKSSFSLWVNHRDTFTGIPDRDRALTISRMGNLVQDAMDGKEVDISNEFRSPGHVSLLRAASGLVHDRIGQTELSVVIAQLAGITPAMAICEMLDGATGLALSKADAQKYAEGHGLVFVEGRDVIQAYNNPLNLDD, encoded by the coding sequence ATGGAAACTCGAAATAATATAATGCAACAAGCGGTCGAGTCATTGAAAAATGGCAGGATGATACTTCTTTTTGATTCTGAAGACAGGGAAGGTGAGACTGATTTTGTAATTCCGGCCGACAGCACTACACCTCAACATATCTACCAGATGCGAAAGGATGGCGGAGGGCTCATCTGTGTCGCAATTCACCCCATTGCAGCCCAGATGCTGGGTCTTCCATTCTATGCTGACATTCTGCGCCATTCAAGCATTAGCGGCAATGGTAAAATACTGCGTAAACTGGTGGAAAAACAGGGTGATATCCCTTACGACTCAAAATCTTCATTTTCACTATGGGTAAATCACAGGGACACGTTTACCGGCATACCGGACCGGGACAGGGCACTGACCATTAGCCGAATGGGTAACCTTGTGCAGGATGCCATGGACGGAAAAGAGGTGGACATCTCAAATGAGTTCAGGTCTCCGGGCCATGTTTCCTTACTAAGGGCTGCCAGTGGTCTGGTACATGATCGAATAGGACAGACCGAACTTTCGGTGGTCATTGCACAGCTGGCCGGTATAACTCCCGCCATGGCCATATGTGAGATGCTTGATGGGGCAACGGGTCTGGCACTATCCAAAGCTGATGCACAAAAATATGCTGAAGGACACGGACTTGTATTCGTGGAAGGCAGAGATGTCATCCAGGCATACAACAATCCATTGAACCTGGATGACTAA
- a CDS encoding DUF120 domain-containing protein: MENISALKKLAQLGGIDEIVLLSSPEFAQYISSSPQTASRRLQALEQAGYITRKIEPSGQKVIITKQGRKVLEAEYMEYRRIFTQPPTHIELTGKVITGLGEGQYYTTLKGYHDQFVRLLEFEPYPGTLNIKLEGESVGCRTMLNLKDGIVIDGFNSKNRTFGGGRCYPVTLGNGTKGAIMIPDRTHYPEDIIEIISPDNLREHLKLKDGSKITVIVE; the protein is encoded by the coding sequence ATGGAAAACATATCAGCTTTAAAGAAACTGGCGCAATTAGGTGGAATTGATGAAATTGTATTATTATCTTCCCCCGAATTTGCCCAATACATATCATCAAGCCCACAGACAGCTTCAAGGCGACTGCAGGCCCTTGAACAGGCAGGTTATATCACCCGCAAGATAGAACCATCAGGTCAGAAGGTAATTATCACGAAACAGGGGCGTAAGGTACTGGAGGCTGAGTACATGGAATACCGCCGGATATTCACCCAACCGCCCACACACATAGAACTTACCGGTAAGGTCATTACCGGTCTGGGTGAAGGGCAGTATTACACCACCCTGAAAGGTTACCATGACCAGTTTGTCAGATTATTGGAATTTGAGCCCTATCCCGGTACATTGAACATAAAACTTGAAGGCGAAAGTGTTGGATGCCGGACCATGCTGAACCTGAAGGACGGCATAGTTATTGATGGATTTAACAGCAAGAACCGGACCTTCGGCGGTGGGCGTTGTTACCCGGTTACGTTGGGGAATGGGACAAAAGGTGCCATAATGATTCCCGACAGGACACATTATCCTGAAGACATCATTGAAATAATATCCCCGGATAACCTGCGGGAACATTTGAAATTGAAAGACGGCAGCAAGATAACAGTAATTGTCGAATGA
- a CDS encoding DUF169 domain-containing protein encodes MSIAKFKAFMDCGFPVGVIFLAEGMAHPTEKLFCELIQQARKGETITFSEQGCPVGAYVLGRDAPRPDEYYFNSGRYRNKESAVRAAEALPRLEARYRSVQLFPLIEKIPDFDILLLFLSPEKAMRLVQAFSYHDGQPLTFITGGTASICGDCTAAPTNTGRIGVSLGCKGSRKHSKYGENELIVAVPFNLCKEICEGLLAIPGTFD; translated from the coding sequence ATGTCAATAGCAAAGTTCAAAGCTTTTATGGATTGTGGTTTTCCTGTAGGAGTTATATTTCTTGCAGAGGGGATGGCACATCCTACTGAAAAACTTTTCTGCGAACTTATCCAGCAGGCCCGGAAAGGCGAAACCATCACATTTTCAGAACAGGGCTGTCCCGTGGGCGCCTATGTGCTGGGTAGGGATGCCCCCAGGCCCGATGAATACTACTTCAATTCAGGCAGGTACAGGAACAAAGAATCCGCTGTCCGGGCAGCAGAAGCATTACCCAGGCTCGAGGCGCGATATAGGTCGGTCCAGCTCTTTCCCCTTATAGAAAAAATACCCGATTTTGATATACTGCTGCTATTCCTCTCACCTGAGAAGGCTATGCGACTGGTGCAGGCATTCTCCTACCATGATGGACAGCCCCTGACATTTATCACTGGTGGCACGGCTTCTATCTGCGGGGACTGTACAGCTGCGCCTACCAATACCGGCCGAATAGGTGTTTCCCTTGGTTGCAAGGGTTCGCGCAAGCATAGCAAGTATGGGGAAAATGAATTGATAGTCGCTGTTCCCTTCAATCTATGCAAAGAAATCTGCGAAGGACTTTTAGCCATCCCAGGGACTTTTGATTAA
- a CDS encoding 30S ribosomal protein S3ae, with protein sequence MAKRSPRKVDGWKSKQWYSIVTPEMMGQQEIGETPASDPKLLMGRVIEITLGDVTNDMSKQNVKMSLMIDQVGGDSAYTKFMGHELTRDYLRSLIKRQTSMITSYMDVMTKDGYTIRIKPTCFTIKRAKSSQIQAIRHIMTMIVRRRAQQLDFNTFIQDAVLGKLSAQIYRDVKGVYPLRRVEILKTRVLSEPAGIEKPVILKPEVSAEPVVNTDSEVNAEVT encoded by the coding sequence TTGGCAAAGAGAAGTCCAAGAAAGGTAGACGGCTGGAAATCCAAGCAATGGTACAGTATTGTCACGCCTGAAATGATGGGGCAGCAGGAAATCGGCGAAACACCTGCCAGTGACCCGAAACTATTAATGGGTCGGGTTATTGAGATTACCCTTGGAGATGTCACAAATGATATGTCCAAACAGAATGTGAAAATGTCTTTGATGATAGACCAGGTGGGCGGAGATTCTGCCTATACCAAGTTCATGGGCCATGAGCTAACCAGGGATTATCTCAGGTCACTGATAAAACGCCAGACATCAATGATAACTTCATATATGGATGTAATGACAAAGGACGGTTACACGATAAGGATAAAACCGACCTGTTTCACAATCAAGAGAGCAAAGTCCAGCCAGATACAAGCAATCCGCCATATCATGACCATGATAGTCCGGAGAAGAGCACAGCAGCTGGATTTCAATACATTTATCCAGGATGCTGTCCTGGGCAAACTTTCTGCACAGATATACAGGGATGTAAAGGGTGTGTATCCATTAAGACGGGTAGAGATACTGAAGACCCGTGTACTGAGCGAACCTGCAGGGATTGAAAAGCCTGTTATACTCAAACCTGAGGTCAGTGCTGAACCTGTAGTAAATACCGATTCTGAAGTGAATGCCGAGGTAACCTGA